In the Spirochaetia bacterium 38H-sp genome, TGAGATGGCGTATTGTCTTTTTAAACAGGAAAATTATGATGAGGCAATGGATATGTGCGAATCTGCTCTCAGCGTGGATGCTGCTTGTTCCAGAGTCTGGAATCTCAAAGGAGTTTTATTATTTCTTGGAAAAAGTTATGAGCAGGCCTATGAGTGTTTTGAAAAATCAGTAGAAATAGACAGTAGCTGTGCAGATGCTTGGTTTAATCTTGCTGATACTTGTGAGCTTCTTGGTAAGAAAGAAAGAGAAAAACAGGCAAGAGCTATGTATGATAAGCTCATCAAAGGAGAGTAGATATGACAGAGCAAGAAAAAGAAATCATGGAGTTAAATAAAAAGATAGAAAAATGGAAAGAACAAATACAGCATGACAAGAAGCTTATAGAAAAATACGAGCAGTATATAGCCAATGCTGAGGCAAGAATAAGCTATCTTAAACGTCATTTAAAAGAAAAAGAAGAAAAATAGCAGAAGGTTTTGTTTGACAATCTGCTATGTCGGGAGTACAATTTATATTAGGAGGAGATATGACTCCACCTGATGTTTTTTGCCGGCTTTGAGCCGGTCATTAGGTTTCTTTTATTTGTTTTTTTAAAAGGGATGGCTTGGTTATGAGATTTATTCTCCTCTGCCAGCCTGAAAAAGCCAGCCATACAGCTGGCTTTTTTCTTTTATTGTATTATAGTGCCTGTAAATTCTTTTTTGTCTAGAATATTAGAAAGATTTTCCAAATTTCTTCCTGACGCAAGTATTACCTTCATTCCGAGTTCTTTTGCTTTTTTTGCAGCAACAGGGTCAAAAGGAACGTTTTTGCCGGGTGTCCACTCTTCTCCTATCATGGATATAAAATCATTCCAGCTTATGGAAGAGATTTTTTTTGCCTTGGGATTTTTTCTGGGGTCTTCACTATACAGCATTTCTATGTTGGAAAGGTTTAAAATTTCTTTTGCTCCAAATCTTTCTCCAAGTACTACGGCATCAAAATCAGTGGAAAATCCTGGTTTCCAGCCGGCTGCTATTAGTATTTTCCCTGTAAAGTTGAGTTCTTCCGTAGGATCTGTTACCACGGGGTCTTTGCATTCGTTGTAAAAAACAGCTTTTATAAGTTGTGCATTAAGTCTTGTGGCAGCTATACCTATCCAATCTTGAGCATCAGAGTTGTTTTTCCCTGTTATTTCTCTGTAGGCATTCTGATATTTTCTTGCCGGGCCTCCTCCTCCCACAACTAGGATAAACCTTAGCTCTTTGTTTTTTTCAAGATGAGAGGCTATGAGGTGATAAAAGGATTTTATAAAATCGATATCGATGTTGTCGGGAACTACAATGGAGCCACCCAGGGATATTACTACGGTTTCCATCTATAAATCTCCTATTTTATTAATCTCAGATTATAGTATATATTTTTACACGTAAAGGTGGTATATGTCAGAACAGATTATTATTATTAAAATATGGATATAAGCTATATATTGGAATCTTGGCCATATGATCCTGAAGATAATGTGAGAATAATAAAGACAACTGATAACAGAGATGTTGTTCAGGTTAGGCTCCCTTATGGAATAGAGCAGTATGAACTTACAAATAGGCCTGACGGTCTTAAACCTGATGGGTTTCTTTCTTATCTGGATAAGGTAAAAGCTGCCTTGTCAGAATATGTAAAAATCAATGGGAGTTTAGATGGTTTTTTTCTTAGTGCGGATGATTTCCGTGCTTTGGAAGAAGAAGCTACTCTGTATTATTATAGATATGTCCATCTTTTTAAGCTTGGAGAATTTGAGTTTGTAGTTGCGGATACTGGGCATAATATAGATATATTGGAAATGGTGAGGAGTTATTATTCTGGAGATGACAAAATAAATATGCTGCAATATTCTCCTTACATTATAAGAATGCATTCTGTAGCTTCTGCCATGCTTTTGTTGAGAGAGCAGGATATTGTAAGCGCAGAAAGAGTGTTAAAGGATGCACTTGATATGATATATTCTACCCCGGACGAAGATTCTCCCATCTATTTTTTTGAGAAGCTTAGATCCGTATCCTATATCAATTCTTTTGTTTCTCAGCTCAAAGATATGGAACCAGATCCTCTGGAGGAGTTAAAGAGGCAGCTTAAACTTGCTATAGAAAAGGAAAACTATGAAAAAGCTGCTGAGATAAGAGATAGATTAAGACGACTGTCTTCTGATTCTTCCCATTGACAAATCAATATTCTTAAGGAAATATGTTATATTAATATTTCTTATGGGGTTTTTCCTGTGTTAAAAAAGAGCTTACTGTTTTTTCTTATGTTTTTATTTGTTTTTTCGGTATTTTCTCAGGATGTTGTAACTGCGGAAGATTTTTTTTCTGCTTTGTCTGACAGATATGCACAGCTCAAAGATTATGTTGTTGATATCGTTATTACAAAAGAAGACGATGTGATGAAAGGTACTCTATATTACAAGCATCCTGATAGGCTTAGAATAGATTTTTCAGAGCCTGAAGATCAGGTCATTGTTGCAAATAGAAAAGAACTATATATATATGTGCCTTCGGAAAGGATTGTTCTTCAACAGACTTTATCAAAAGGAAGCAGTTTGTCTGTAGTAACTTCCAAAGGTTTGTCTATTCTTGATGATTATTACTATAAAGCATATCTTTTTAGTCCTGATTATGTTCCTCTTGATGAGGATACGGAGGGAAACGGAGCCTCTGCAGAACAGGTTATAAAGCTTAAGCTCACATGGAAAACTACGGATGTAGGATATCGCTCTCTTGTCATAAGTGTCGCAAAAGATGGATATATAAGAAGAATAGAGGGTGTGACTATTGATTATGAGAAGATACAATTTGATTTTATTAATCTAAGAGCAAATCAGAATATTCCGGAATCCAGGTTTGAGTATGAGACTCCTGCTTCTGCAAACGTTTACTATAATTTTTTATTTGATTCCGAATAAGCTAATGTTATCGGAGGTGTGATGGAATCTCTCGGGCGGATATTAAAAGAAACCAGGGAATCAAGGGGGCTTTCTCTGGTCCAGGCAGAAAAAGAAACTTTTATTCTAAAATCTTATCTTGAGGCGCTGGAACAGGAAAACTTTTCTGTTTTTCCTGGAGAAACATATCTTCTTGGTTTTTTGCGTTCTTATTCCGAATATTTGGGACTTGATGCTGCCAGGATGGTTTCTTTATATAAAAATATTGTAAAACAGGAACAGGAACCCCCAATAGAAGAGCTTGTAGGTCAGAAAACTTCGTTTTCCCTTGTGCATATACTTGGCATATTTGCAGCTGCAGGAGCAGTGGCTTTTATTGTCTGGTTT is a window encoding:
- a CDS encoding tetratricopeptide repeat protein translates to MSQVKINQIEINNRAAQFIEDKQYVEAIRLLENNIGLTSSNTALLYNLAIAYEGVGDYSQAMDFLKKALDSEKEKKAEILGEMAYCLFKQENYDEAMDMCESALSVDAACSRVWNLKGVLLFLGKSYEQAYECFEKSVEIDSSCADAWFNLADTCELLGKKEREKQARAMYDKLIKGE
- the pyrH gene encoding UMP kinase, encoding METVVISLGGSIVVPDNIDIDFIKSFYHLIASHLEKNKELRFILVVGGGGPARKYQNAYREITGKNNSDAQDWIGIAATRLNAQLIKAVFYNECKDPVVTDPTEELNFTGKILIAAGWKPGFSTDFDAVVLGERFGAKEILNLSNIEMLYSEDPRKNPKAKKISSISWNDFISMIGEEWTPGKNVPFDPVAAKKAKELGMKVILASGRNLENLSNILDKKEFTGTIIQ
- a CDS encoding UvrB/UvrC motif-containing protein, with protein sequence MDISYILESWPYDPEDNVRIIKTTDNRDVVQVRLPYGIEQYELTNRPDGLKPDGFLSYLDKVKAALSEYVKINGSLDGFFLSADDFRALEEEATLYYYRYVHLFKLGEFEFVVADTGHNIDILEMVRSYYSGDDKINMLQYSPYIIRMHSVASAMLLLREQDIVSAERVLKDALDMIYSTPDEDSPIYFFEKLRSVSYINSFVSQLKDMEPDPLEELKRQLKLAIEKENYEKAAEIRDRLRRLSSDSSH
- a CDS encoding outer-membrane lipoprotein carrier protein LolA, with product MFLFVFSVFSQDVVTAEDFFSALSDRYAQLKDYVVDIVITKEDDVMKGTLYYKHPDRLRIDFSEPEDQVIVANRKELYIYVPSERIVLQQTLSKGSSLSVVTSKGLSILDDYYYKAYLFSPDYVPLDEDTEGNGASAEQVIKLKLTWKTTDVGYRSLVISVAKDGYIRRIEGVTIDYEKIQFDFINLRANQNIPESRFEYETPASANVYYNFLFDSE